The Lepus europaeus isolate LE1 chromosome 21, mLepTim1.pri, whole genome shotgun sequence genome has a window encoding:
- the ITGAX gene encoding integrin alpha-X has protein sequence MSGARTALLLSVALASAVCFNLDTEQLTTFRMPSTGFGHSVAQYSSSWVMVGAPQEITAPNQTGGLYQCDYRSGLCMPIQLQVPPEAVNMSLGLSLAASSSPSQLLVCGPTVQHACRENMHLTGFCFLLSQTSQQPQMFPAALQECPKQEQDIVFLIDGSGSISSSDFATMKNFVKAVMSQFPSPSTQFSLMQFANTFQTHFTFNDFVSSANPLHLLDSVRQLRGTTHTATAILRVVDQLFRASTGARKDATKILIVITDGQKIGDPLGYANVIPVAEAAGIIRYAIGVGSAFQDIYSLRELTDIASEPDHEHVFRVENFDALRDIQGRLKEKIFAIEGTETTRSSAFELEMSQEGFSAVLTPEGPVLGAVGSFDWSGGAFLYPPGGSPTFINMSQQNVDMRDSYLGYSSQLVLWKGVQSLVLGAPRYKHMGKVVLFTQTSMHWEPRAEVTGTQIGSYFGSSLCSVDVDGDGSTDLVLIGAPHYYEQTRGGRVSVCPLPRGWAPWRCERVLRGEQGHPWGRFGAALTVLGDVNGDQLADVAIGAPGEQENRGAVYLFHGAPGLDMSPTHSQRIAGAQLSPTLQYFGQALSGGHDLTGDGLMDLAVGAQGQVLLLRTRPILRVRVDMRFVPAEVTRSMFECREPAASLQALGDAFVCLQVYESPKNQLGELRSSVSFDLALDPGRLNPRAVFQETKTRSLSREEVLGLDLYCKTLPLLLPACVEDVVTPITLRLNFSLVGMPLPSFGDLRPMLAVDAQTYFTASLPFEKNCGADHICQDDLAISFGFSGLKSLVVGNNLELNVEVTVRNDGEDSYGTTVTFSYPAGLSYRRVAEAQTQLQLQSLRLTCDSVPSGSQDTRSTSCSLKHLIFRGGTQITFLTTFDVSPKAELGDRMLLTANVSSENNTPRTSKSTFQLELPVMYAVYTVISSHEQSTKYLNFSASEKEGSGMAQHRYQVNNLGQRDLPVSITFWVPVELNGAHVWTEVEVSHPQNPAVQCPSEKVAAPESGLLTHIHKSAVLDCSVAHCLRFRCHIPSFGIQEELHFTLKGNLSFAWVSQNPQKKVSVVSVAEISFNRAVYSQVPGEEPFMRAQVETVLEQYEEHDPVPLVVGSCVGGLLLLALISATLYKVGFFKRQYKEMMQEANGQIAQENATSEPQVAQ, from the exons ATGAGTGGGGCCAGGACAGCCTTGCTCCTGTCTGTAG ccctggcttctgctgtcTGCTTCAACTTGGACACGGAGCAGCTGACCACCTTTCGCATGCCCAGCACTGGCTTTGGACACAGCGTGGCCCAGTACTCCAGCTCCTG GGTGATGGTCGGAGCCCCCCAGGAGATAACAGCTCCCAACCAAACAGGCGGCCTCTACCAGTGTGACTACAGATCGGGCTTATGCATGCCCATCCAGCTCCAGG TGCCCCCTGAGGCTGTGAACATGTCCTTGGGCCTGTCCCTGGCggcctcctccagcccctcccagctgctg GTCTGTGGCCCTACTGTGCAGCATGCATGCAGGGAGAACATGCACTTGACCGggttctgcttcctgctgagcCAAACCTCCCAGCAGCCACAGATGTTCCCGGCTGCCCTGCAAG AGTGCCCCAAGCAGGAGCAGGACATTGTATTCCTGATCGATGGCTCTGGCAGCATCTCCTCCTCTGATTTTGCCACCATGAAGAACTTCGTGAAGGCTGTGATGAGCCAGTTCCCCAGTCCCagcacccag TTCTCCCTGATGCAATTCGCCAACACATTCCAAACACACTTCACCTTCAACGACTTCGTCTCCAGCGCAaaccctctgcacctgctggatTCTGTGCGTCAGCTGAGGGGGACCACCCACACGGCGACAGCCATCCTGAGGGTcgt AGACCAGCTGTTCCGTGCCTCCACTGGGGCCCGCAAAGATGCCACCAAGATCCTTATTGTCATCACTGATGGCCAGAAAATAGGTGACCCCCTGGGTTACGCAAACGTCATCCCTGTGGCTGAGGCAGCGGGCATCATTCGCTACGCAATTGGG GTGGGATCAGCTTTCCAAGACATCTATTCCCTAAGGGAACTAACTGACATTGCATCGGAGCCTGATCATGAACACGTATTTAGAGTGGAGAACTTTGATGCTTTGAGAGATATCCAAGGCCGGCTGAAGGAGAAGATCTTTGCCATCGAGG GGACAGAGACCACGAGGAGCAGCGCCTTTGAGCTGGAGATGTCCCAGGAGGGCTTCAGCGCTGTGCTCACGCCT GAAGGACCggtgctgggggctgtgggcagcTTTGATTGGTCCGGGGGTGCTTTTCTGTACCCCCCGGGCGGGAGCCCCACCTTCATCAACATGTCTCAGCAGAACGTGGACATGAGGGACTCCTACCTGG GCTACTCCAGCCAGCTGGTGCTTTGGAAGGGGGTACAGAGCCTGGTCCTGGGGGCACCTCGCTACAAGCACATggggaaggtcgtcctcttcACCCAGACATCCATGCACTGGGAGCCGAGAGCCGAAGTCACAGGGACCCAG ATCGGCTCCTACTTCGGGAGCTCCCTCTGCTCCGTGGACGTGGACGGAGACGGCAGCACCGACCTGGTCCTCATCGGGGCCCCCCACTACTACGAGCAGACGCGAGGGGGCCGGGTGTCCGTGTGCCCCTTGCCCCGGGGG TGGGCTCCGTGGCGATGTGAGCGTGTTCTCCGCGGGGAGCAGGGCCACCCCTGGGGCCGCTTCGGGGCGGCTCTGACCGTGCTGGGGGACGTGAATGGGGACCAGCTGGCAGATGTGGCCATCGGGGCCCCAGGGGAGCAGGAGAACCGGGGTGCTGTCTACCTGTTTCACGGAGCCCCGGGGCTGGACATGAGCCCCACCCACAGCCAG CGCATCGCAGGCGCCCAGCTCTCCCCCACGCTCCAGTATTTTGGGCAGGCACTGAGCGGGGGTCATGACCTCACTGGAGACGGCCTGATGGATCTTGCTGTGGGGGCCCAGGGACAGGTGCTGCTGCTCAG GACCAGACCTATCCTCAGGGTGAGGGTGGACATGCGCTTCGTGCCTGCGGAGGTCACCAGGTCTATGTTTGAGTGTCGAGAGCCGGCGGCCTCTTtgcaggcgctgggggacgccTTCGTCTGCCTTCAGGTTTATGAAAGTCCCAAGAACCAGCTGG GTGAACTCAGAAGCTCTGTGTCCTTTGACCTTGCCCTTGACCCTGGCCGCCTGAATCCCCGTGCCGTCTTCCAGGAGACAAAAACCAGGAGTCTGAGCCGAGAGGAAGTCCTTGGCTTGGACCTGTACTGCAAAACCTTGCCGCTGCTCCTCCCG GCCTGTGTGGAGGACGTGGTGACACCTATCACCTTGCGTCTCAACTTCTCCCTGGTGGGCATGCCCCTCCCTTCCTTTGGAGACCTCCGGCCGATGCTGGCCGTGGATGCTCAGACATATTTCACGGCCTCT CTCCCCTTTGAGAAGAACTGTGGAGCCGACCACATCTGCCAGGATGATCTTGCCATCTCCTTTGGCTTCTCGGG CTTGAAGAGCCTGGTGGTGGGGAACAACCTGGAGCTGAATGTGGAGGTGACCGTGCGGAATGATGGTGAAGACTCCTACGGAACCACCGTCACCTTCTCCTACCCGGCAGGGCTGTCTTACCGAcgcgtggcagaggcccag ACCCAGCTGCAGCTGCAGTCCCTGCGTCTGACATGTGACAGCGTCCCCTCCGGGAGCCAGGACACCCGGAGCACCAGCTGCAGCCTCAAACACCTCATCTTCCGCGGGGGCACCCAG ATCACCTTCTTGACTACCTTTGACGTCTCCCCTAAGGCTGAGCTGGGAGACCGGATGCTTCTGACAGCCAACGTGAGCAG TGAGAACAACACGCCCAGGACCAGCAAGAGCACCTTCCAGCTGGAGCTCCCGGTCATGTATGCCGTCTACACCGTGATCAGCAG CCACGAGCAGTCCACCAAGTACCTGAACTTCTCAGCCTCAGAGAAGGAGGGGAGTGGCATGGCCCAGCACAGATACCAG GTCAACAACCTGGGACAGAGGGACCTACCGGTCAGCATCACCTTCTGGGTGCCAGTGGAGCTGAATGGGGCGCACGTATGGACGGAGGTGGAGGTCTCCCATCCCCAG aaCCCGGCCGTGCAGTGCCCTTCGGAGAAAGTGGCTGCTCCAGAGTCGGGGCTCCTGACCCACATTCACAAAAGTGCTGTGCTG GACTGCAGCGTTGCGCACTGCCTGAGGTTCCGCTGCCACATCCCCTCCTTCGGCATCCAGGAGGAGCTCCACTTCACCCTGAAGGGCAACCTCAGCTTCGCCTGGGTCAGCCAG AATCCACAAAAGAAGGTGTCGGTAGTGAGCGTGGCCGAGATCAGCTTCAACAGGGCTGTGTACTCCCAAGTTCCGGGCGAGGAGCCCTTTATGAGAGCCCAG GTGGAGACGGTGCTGGAGCAGTACGAGGAGCATGACCCCGTCCCcctggtggtgggcagctgcgtgggcggcctgctgctgctggctctCATCTCAGCCACGCTGTACAAG gtcggCTTCTTCAAACGGCAGTACAAAGAAATGATGCAGGAAGCAAATGGACAGATTGCTCAGGAAAATGCAACGTCAGAGCCCCAAGTGGCCCAGTGA